In Tachypleus tridentatus isolate NWPU-2018 chromosome 7, ASM421037v1, whole genome shotgun sequence, a genomic segment contains:
- the LOC143255432 gene encoding dynein axonemal heavy chain 12-like isoform X1 codes for MKDGIHKVISRSIRSYCESPRESWVMKWPGQAILCISQTYRTADIHQAIKNGLEALDKYLEQNNRQIEKVVTLVKGNFPQQTRITLGCLVVLDVHARDVLATLIENKVSSENDFIWLSQLRYYWQDEKMITSVISSSLTYGYEYLGNTVWLVITPLTDRC; via the exons GTGATATCTAGATCTATTAGATCATATTGTGAATCTCCTCGTGAGTCGTGGGTAATGAAATGGCCAGGACAAGCTATTCTCTGTATTTCTCAGACATACCGGACAGCAGACATTCATCAAGCTATAAAGAATGGACTAGAA GCTTTGGATAAATACTTGGAACAAAACAATAGGCAGATAGAGAAAGTTGTGACATTAGTGAAAGGAAATTTTCCCCAACAGACAAGGATAACCCTTGGGTGTCTGGTTGTACTGGATGTGCATGCTCGAGATGTGTTGGCTACTTTAATAGAAAACAAAGTGTCAtctgaaaatgattttatatgGTTAAGTCAACTTAGATATTATTGGCAG GATGAAAAAATGATAACTTCTGTGATAAGCTCATCTCTGACATATGGCTATGAATATTTGGGAAACACTGTTTGGCTTGTTATTACTCCTCTCACTGATCGCTGCTAA
- the LOC143255432 gene encoding dynein axonemal heavy chain 12-like isoform X2: MKDGIHKVISRSIRSYCESPRESWVMKWPGQAILCISQTYRTADIHQAIKNGLEALDKYLEQNNRQIEKVVTLVKGNFPQQTRITLGCLVVLDVHARDVLATLIENKVSSENDFIWMKK, encoded by the exons GTGATATCTAGATCTATTAGATCATATTGTGAATCTCCTCGTGAGTCGTGGGTAATGAAATGGCCAGGACAAGCTATTCTCTGTATTTCTCAGACATACCGGACAGCAGACATTCATCAAGCTATAAAGAATGGACTAGAA GCTTTGGATAAATACTTGGAACAAAACAATAGGCAGATAGAGAAAGTTGTGACATTAGTGAAAGGAAATTTTCCCCAACAGACAAGGATAACCCTTGGGTGTCTGGTTGTACTGGATGTGCATGCTCGAGATGTGTTGGCTACTTTAATAGAAAACAAAGTGTCAtctgaaaatgattttatatg GATGAAAAAATGA